DNA sequence from the Chloroflexota bacterium genome:
CTCGGCCGGAGATCCTGATGGTGGGTGTCGCCCCACCTACCGTTACAGTTTCATTCAGTGGCACACTTGCTTACATTGCCAACGGTAACGCGTGGGTAATGCGTGGCTCCAGTGCCAGCCGGACACCACTGACCTTCTCTGGCGACTTAGATGGGCGTGTCTTCGCTCTCTCGCCTGACGGCAACTACCTGCTCTATTCCCGACGGCTTCCACAGGGCCATCACAGTGGTGCCTTCAATGAACTTTTCGTGATAGACACTCAGTTTACGGTGCAGGGAGAGCAGTCGCTTGGCTTGCGTAACATTCTGTATGCCAGTTGGTCACCTGACGGCGAACGGATAGCCTACTCAACAGCCGAGCCGGCTGACGGGGCGCCGGGTTGGATAGCGCATAACGACCTGCAAGTCATGCGGCCCGATGGCTCGATGAACCACGTTATCTTGCCGCCCTCTTCCCAAGGATTATACAGTTGGTGGGGTACGCGCTTCTTTTGGTCACCTGAGGGCTCGCAATTTGCCTATGCTAATGGCAATGAGGTGGGTTTGATAGATGCGAAATGGGGAACAAGGGTAATACTGACCCGTTTTCCGCCTTATCACACTTATAGCGAGTGGGTGTGGACACCCACACTGGCCTGGTCCCCTGATGGGCGTTACCTTTTGGCCGTGGTCCACGGCGGTGAGGGAAGCACAGTGCCTGAGGAGAGCCCTGACTTCGATCTCTGGCTGTTTGACATAGAAGGCGGAGGACGTTATCTTCTAGCGAGAGGGGTGGGGATGTGGTGTGTGCCCGCCTGGTCGCCGATACCGGGCGGACGAGGGCATCGGTCGATCGCGTACACCGCGGCTGTCCACACCGAGAGTTCGGACAGCAGTCCTTATGCACTTTATTTGGTAGGCCGGGATGGCACCGGTGCGGGGCGCGTATTCCCCCGCCAGAATGAACCTGGGACAGTTGGGCAAGGGCTGGCTTGGGGGCCTGATGGTCGTACATTGGCCTTCCTCTGGAATGGTGACATAGTCTTGTGGGATATGCACGCTGAACCGCAAATTCTAACGGCCTCTGGTGCTTGTACTGCATTGGTCTGGGGAGGACCATGACGGAGATAAGCGTGGGTATCAACAGAACCCCCAGAGTGAAAGGGGTGTTGCGAGCACTGGCGGGTCTAATAGGGCTGCTCAGTGTGTTGCTTCTGGCCTGGGCTGGGGCCAACGTATCCAGCATTGTTTCTACACATCGAATGGCGGTGCGAGGCATTACATTCGGTTTGCCCGAGCGGCTTCCTGCCACTGTCGCACCGCTCTGGGGCGTGAATACCGCCCTGGAGCAATACGACGATGCCGAGATAGAACGCGCCTTGGATATGATCCAGGAAGGTGGTTTTGTATGGGTGCGCCAATCTTTTCCCTGGGCGAGCATTGAGCCAGAACCCGGCGCTTTCGAGTGGGGGCCATGGGATCGCATTGTGGAGGCCGTCACCAGCCGGGGCCTGCACCTCGTAGCAGTGCTGCATACCGCACCGCCTTGGGCTCGGGCGGTCATAGATCAATCCAATCCATTCGCTCCTCCACAGTATATGGCGACATACGCGCTTTTTGTGCGAGCCTTTACGCAGCGCTATGGTGACCGGATAGACCATTATGAGATTTGGGATGAGCCCAACATCTATCCGCATTGGGGAGAGCGTCCTATTGATCCCTCTGCTTATGCGCGTCTTTTACATTTGGCAGCAGCGGAAGTGCGAGCCCATGATCCGAAAGCAGTAGTGTTGGCCGCAGGGTTAGCGCCGACCTCGGAATCCGGCGGTCGTAATATGAGCGACATACTTTTCCTCCGCGGTTTGTACGCGGCTGGTGCAGGACCTGATTTCGATATCCTGGCTGCAAAACCCTACGGTTTCTGGTCTGGTCCAGACGACCGGCGTGTGGATGCCAATGTGCTCAATTTCTCACGGGTCATACTCTTGCGCGAGGAGATGGAGCGTCATGGCGATGTAGATAAACCCCTCTGGGCAGTAGAGTTCGGCTGGAACGCGCTGCCGCCTGATTGGACAGGCCAACCCTCACTGTGGGGTACGGATATTGCAGAGAAACAGGTAGAGCGGGTAACGAATGCCATCCGCCGCGCCCGCGAGGAATGGCCGTGGATGCATGCTATGTGCTGGGCTGAATTTCAGCCTGTTGCCCCGGACGACGACCCGGTTTGGGGATTCGCTCTGGTGCGACGCGACTTCTCACCCACACCTTTCTATGTAGCCCTACGCGACTTGGCGCTGGCTCCGCCGGTGGCCTACCCCGGCCGCTACCCTGCCGATGCTTGGAGAGACGGGTTGGTGAGCCGGTCCGGCGATGCACTGCACCTGCGCTTCTGGGGGACAGACTTGACCGTAGAAACCGATGGGCACCTCTCTGTAACCGTGGATGGCGAACCCAC
Encoded proteins:
- a CDS encoding DUF348 domain-containing protein, producing MESHRFRKALSFTFLVLLLLSCAHRATPQAQEVILHVDGQDFVVQAAGPTVRQVLEQAGVTLGSLDRVTPDLWAAVEPDMRIEIIRVREERQTRVLAYPRQVVKDEGVAVGEQRLLQLGANGTEELLYQISYDGTVVLGSELIASRVITPPRPEILMVGVAPPTVTVSFSGTLAYIANGNAWVMRGSSASRTPLTFSGDLDGRVFALSPDGNYLLYSRRLPQGHHSGAFNELFVIDTQFTVQGEQSLGLRNILYASWSPDGERIAYSTAEPADGAPGWIAHNDLQVMRPDGSMNHVILPPSSQGLYSWWGTRFFWSPEGSQFAYANGNEVGLIDAKWGTRVILTRFPPYHTYSEWVWTPTLAWSPDGRYLLAVVHGGEGSTVPEESPDFDLWLFDIEGGGRYLLARGVGMWCVPAWSPIPGGRGHRSIAYTAAVHTESSDSSPYALYLVGRDGTGAGRVFPRQNEPGTVGQGLAWGPDGRTLAFLWNGDIVLWDMHAEPQILTASGACTALVWGGP